A genomic window from Vicia villosa cultivar HV-30 ecotype Madison, WI unplaced genomic scaffold, Vvil1.0 scaffold8, whole genome shotgun sequence includes:
- the LOC131643261 gene encoding uncharacterized protein LOC131643261 isoform X2: MAKRKRLNIVRKSGKPQTDKQLVDSSNEVNHNINEEYEQFGVDTRENLMVASLNHQNYQPQSEQQIQVGSQVESHISFNGMCSSLPKDTILRRKRSSAVRNSSNSQAKEKQILDSSNEVNQHKYSYSKAKEFAQFEADTRENLMLASLIRQNDVPQSEQQIYTGSHVEHPISFGRMGESLPEDTIVRRTTRLSARKSGKAQAEEQLINSSNAVNQNNHNINVKYAKIGRGTKNNLMVVSLNNQNDESRSEQQFQVGSLPKDTTGRNIRFKAVQKGGKAHTNEQLIDNSNVGDTREKLVAGSLSHQNHESQPEQQIQVGSHAEYPISFGRMGKSLPKDTMGRCTRLNDVRKIGKSQAEEQLIDSSPVVHQTNYSIHEKSAQLGGVSTRGNLKIASLNHQSDQLQSEQVPVGSHVESPISFGRMNKRLPKDTMGKRRRLNTVRKSGIAQAEEQLIDSSNAVNENSHNINEKSAQLGGASLNHQNYQSQSEQVQVGSHVESPISFGRMSKRLPKDTMGKHRRLNAVRKSGKAQSEEQLIDSSNAVNQNNHNIYEKSAQLGGVSTSGNLMGASLNHHNVQSQSEQVQVGSHVDSPISFSRTSKRLPKDTMERRKRPNAVQKSGRSQAEKQLINSSIEVNRNHHNINEEYDQFVGDTRENLMAASLTHQSHRSQFQQQVPVENQVETSISLGRVGQRLPKDTTGKRRRLNAVRKSGKAQAEEQLIDSFNAVGQNNHNMHEKSAQLGGVRTRGNLMGASLNHRNDQSQSEHAQVESHVESPISFDRMSKRLPRDTMERRKRPNAVPKSGRSQAEKQLIDSSIEVNRNNHTLNEECDQIVGDTRGNLMVASLNHQSDRSPSVQQIPVESRVETCSVGRMSQSLSKGQTRVRGYTRMLDVWNLPDGEFIRVEVDSLGNPIGWEGKKLLNAIGSLARKHQYAPINILSWKDMPELNITNMLDLIQSKFHFVPTLTDQTKQILKDNLSSKWRQFKHDLKEKGYDENKTEEEMAANIPDRRVDPSQYRALVHHWCSQKGQKISNINKRNRSKYEDIHCMGTKSLPRFIHEATEANGAQPSRAEIYIQTRTRKDGSIVTEKAADVIGELKKHMVEASSSRTPQIPQDSTNWANDIYSKVRGPEKRGSVRCLGKVPRLSNTLSRNPNVENRVVKLENLLGNLVSVLQTRFSADKQINDVLQAIAQEVPAAAPSTPDDSSGNYQQTTSDSYSSDSY, translated from the exons ATGGCTAAACGTAAAAGGTTAAATATTGTTCGAAAAAGTGGCAAACCACAAACTGATAAGCAATTAGTTGATAGCTCTAATGAAGTCAACCACAACATAAATGAAGAGTATGAACAGTTTGGAGTTG ATACAAGAGAAAACCTAATGGTTGCAAGCCTTAATCACCAAAATTACCAACCACAATCAGAACAACAAATACAAGTGGGAAGTCAAGTTGAATCTCATATTTCTTTCAATGGAATGTGTAGTAGTTTACCTAAAG ACACCATTTTGAGGCGCAAAAGGTCGAGTGCTGTTCGAAATAGTAGCAATTCACAAGCTAAAGAGAAACAAATACTTGATAGCTCCAATGAAGTCAACCAACACAAGTACAGTTACAGTAAAGCCAAAGAGTTTGCACAATTTGAAGCAG aCACAAGAGAGAATCTAATGCTAGCTAGTCTGATTCGCCAAAATGATGTGCCACAATCAGAACAGCAAATATACACGGGAAGTCATGTTGAGCATCCTATTTCTTTTGGTAGAATGGGTGAAAGTTTACCTGAAG ATACTATAGTGAGACGCACGACAAGGTTGAGTGCTCGAAAAAGTGGCAAGGCACAAGCTGAAGAGCAATTAATTAACAGCTCAAATGCAGTCAACCAAAACAACCATAATATAAATGTTAAGTATGCTAAGATTGGAAGAG GTACAAAAAACAATCTAATGGTAGTAAGTTTGAATAACCAAAATGATGAATCAAGGTCAGAACAACAATTCCAAGTGGGAAGTTTACCTAAAG ATACCACTGGTAGGAACATAAGGTTTAAAGCTGTTCAAAAAGGTGGCAAAGCACATACTAACGAGCAATTAATTGATAACTCTAATGTAGGAG ATACAAGAGAGAAATTAGTGGCAGGAAGTCTGAGCCACCAAAATCATGAATCACAACCAGAACAGCAAATACAAGTGGGAAGCCATGCTGAATATCCTATTTCTTTTGGTAGAATGGGTAAAAGTTTACCTAAAG ATACTATGGGGAGGTGCACCAGATTGAATGATGTTAGAAAAATTGGCAAATCACAAGCTGAAGAACAATTAATTGATAGCTCTCCTGTAGTCCACCAAACCAACTACAGTATACATGAAAAGTCTGCACAATTGGGAGGAG TATCTACAAGAGGGAATCTAAAGATTGCAAGTCTTAACCACCAAAGTGACCAATTACAATCAGAACAAGTACCAGTGGGAAGTCACGTGGAATCTCCAATTTCTTTTGGTAGAATGaataaaagactacctaaag ATACCATGGGGAAGCGCAGGAGACTGAATACTGTTAGAAAAAGTGGCATAGCACAAGCTGAAGAGCAATTGATTGACAGCTCTAATGCAGTCAACGAAAACAGCCACAATATAAATGAAAAGTCTGCACAATTGGGAGGAG CAAGTCTGAACCACCAAAATTACCAATCACAATCAGAACAAGTACAAGTGGGAAGTCATGTGGAATCTCCAATTTCTTTTGGTAGAATGAGTAAAAGATTACCTAAAG ATACCATGGGGAAGCACAGGAGATTGAATGCTGTTAGAAAGAGTGGCAAAGCACAATCTGAAGAGCAATTGATTGATAGCTCTAATGCAGTCAACCAAAACAACCACAATATATATGAAAAGTCTGCACAATTGGGAGGAG TTTCTACAAGTGGGAATCTAATGGGGGCAAGTCTTAACCACCACAATGTTCAATCACAATCTGAACAAGTACAAGTAGGAAGTCATGTGGATTCTCCAATTTCTTTTAGTAGAACGAGTAAAAGGTTACCTAAAG ATACAATGGAGAGGCGCAAAAGACCAAATGCTGTTCAGAAAAGTGGCAGATCACAAGCTGAAAAGCAATTGATTAATAGTTCGATTGAAGTCAACAGAAACCACCACAATATAAATGAAGAGTATGACCAGTTTGTCGGAG ATACAAGAGAGAATCTAATGGCAGCAAGTCTTACTCACCAAAGTCACCgatcacaatttcaacaacaagTTCCAGTGGAAAATCAAGTggaaacttctatttctttaggTAGAGTGGGTCAAAGATTACCTAAAG ATACCACGGGGAAGCGCAGGAGATTGAATGCTGTTAGAAAAAGTGGCAAAGCACAAGCTGAAGAGCAATTGATTGATAGCTTTAATGCAGTCGGCCAAAACAACCATAACATGCATGAAAAGTCTGCACAACTAGGAGGAG TACGTACACGAGGGAATCTAATGGGAGCAAGTCTTAACCACCGAAATGATCAATCACAATCAGAACATGCACAAGTGGAAAGTCATGTGGAATCTCCAATTTCTTTTGATAGAATGAGTAAAAGATTACCTAGAG ATACCATGGAGAGACGCAAAAGGCCGAATGCTGTTCCGAAAAGTGGCAGATCACAAGCTGAAAAGCAATTGATTGATAGTTCTATTGAAGTTAACCGAAACAACCACACTCTAAATGAAGAGTGTGATCAAATTGTTGGAG ATACCAGAGGGAATCTAATGGTTGCAAGTCTTAATCACCAAAGTGATCGATCACCATCAGTACAACAAATTCCAGTGGAAAGTCGAGTAGAAACTTGTTCTGTTGGTAGAATGAGCCAAAGTTTATCTAAAG GTCAAACGAGGGTAAGAGGTTATACCCGAATGTTGGATGTGTGGAATTTGCCTGATGGAGAATTCATACGTGTTGAAGTAGATTCTTTAGGCAATCCTATTGGGTGGGAAGGAAAAAAACTTTTAAATGCAATAGGTTCCTTGGCAAGGAAGCACCAATATGCTCCCATCAATATTCTAAGCTGGAAAGACATGCCAGAGCTGAATATAACTAATATGCTTGATTTGATACAG AGTAAGTTTCATTTTGTTCCTACATTGACGGaccaaacaaagcaaatactaaAAGATAATTTGAGTTCTAAGTGGAGGCAATTCAAGCATGATTTGAAAGAAAAGGGATACGATGAAAACAAGAccgaggaagaaatggctgccaACATCCCTGATAGAAGAGTTGATCCTTCTCAATATCGTGCTTTAGTACATCATTGGTGTTCCCAGAAAGGACAG AAAATAAGCAACATCAACAAAAGGAATCGCTCAAAATATGAGGATATACACTGCATGGGAACGAAGAGTCTTCCAAGGTTCATTCATGAG GCAACCGAGGCTAATGGAGCACAACCTTCACGAGCTGAAATTTATATTCAAACTCGAACTCGTAAAGATGGGAGTATTGTGACTGAGAAGGCAGCTGATGTGATT GGTGAATTAAAGAAGCATATGGTAGAGGCTTCAAGTTCACGAACTCCTCAAATTCCTCAAGATTCTACAAATTGGGCAAATGACATATACTCGAAAGTAAGAGGTCCTGAAAAGAGAGGATCTGTGCGCTGTTTAGGCAAGGTTCCACGTCTTTCAAATACTTTATCTCGAAACCCTAATGTAGAAAATAGGGTCGTCAAATTAGAAAATTTGCTTGGGAATCTTGTTTCTGTTCTTCAAACACGATTTTCAGCAGACAAACAAATTAATGATGTTTTGCAAGCTATAGCTCAAGAG GTACCTGCTGCTGCTCCAAGTACACCAGATGATTCCTCTGGTAACTATCAGCAAACTACAAGTGACAGCTATTCAAGTGACAGCTATTGA
- the LOC131643261 gene encoding uncharacterized protein LOC131643261 isoform X6, which yields MAKRKRLNIVRKSGKPQTDKQLVDSSNEVNHNINEEYEQFGVDTRENLMVASLNHQNYQPQSEQQIQVGSQVESHISFNGMCSSLPKDTILRRKRSSAVRNSSNSQAKEKQILDSSNEVNQHKYSYSKAKEFAQFEAVDTRENLMLASLIRQNDVPQSEQQIYTGSHVEHPISFGRMGESLPEDTIVRRTTRLSARKSGKAQAEEQLINSSNAVNQNNHNINVKYAKIGRGTKNNLMVVSLNNQNDESRSEQQFQVGSLPKDTTGRNIRFKAVQKGGKAHTNEQLIDNSNVGDTREKLVAGSLSHQNHESQPEQQIQVGSHAEYPISFGRMGKSLPKDTMGRCTRLNDVRKIGKSQAEEQLIDSSPVVHQTNYSIHEKSAQLGGVSTRGNLKIASLNHQSDQLQSEQVPVGSHVESPISFGRMNKRLPKDTMGKRRRLNTVRKSGIAQAEEQLIDSSNAVNENSHNINEKSAQLGGASLNHQNYQSQSEQVQVGSHVESPISFGRMSKRLPKDTMGKHRRLNAVRKSGKAQSEEQLIDSSNAVNQNNHNIYEKSAQLGGDTMERRKRPNAVQKSGRSQAEKQLINSSIEVNRNHHNINEEYDQFVGDTRENLMAASLTHQSHRSQFQQQVPVENQVETSISLGRVGQRLPKDTTGKRRRLNAVRKSGKAQAEEQLIDSFNAVGQNNHNMHEKSAQLGGVRTRGNLMGASLNHRNDQSQSEHAQVESHVESPISFDRMSKRLPRDTMERRKRPNAVPKSGRSQAEKQLIDSSIEVNRNNHTLNEECDQIVGDTRGNLMVASLNHQSDRSPSVQQIPVESRVETCSVGRMSQSLSKGQTRVRGYTRMLDVWNLPDGEFIRVEVDSLGNPIGWEGKKLLNAIGSLARKHQYAPINILSWKDMPELNITNMLDLIQSKFHFVPTLTDQTKQILKDNLSSKWRQFKHDLKEKGYDENKTEEEMAANIPDRRVDPSQYRALVHHWCSQKGQKISNINKRNRSKYEDIHCMGTKSLPRFIHEATEANGAQPSRAEIYIQTRTRKDGSIVTEKAADVIGELKKHMVEASSSRTPQIPQDSTNWANDIYSKVRGPEKRGSVRCLGKVPRLSNTLSRNPNVENRVVKLENLLGNLVSVLQTRFSADKQINDVLQAIAQEVPAAAPSTPDDSSGNYQQTTSDSYSSDSY from the exons ATGGCTAAACGTAAAAGGTTAAATATTGTTCGAAAAAGTGGCAAACCACAAACTGATAAGCAATTAGTTGATAGCTCTAATGAAGTCAACCACAACATAAATGAAGAGTATGAACAGTTTGGAGTTG ATACAAGAGAAAACCTAATGGTTGCAAGCCTTAATCACCAAAATTACCAACCACAATCAGAACAACAAATACAAGTGGGAAGTCAAGTTGAATCTCATATTTCTTTCAATGGAATGTGTAGTAGTTTACCTAAAG ACACCATTTTGAGGCGCAAAAGGTCGAGTGCTGTTCGAAATAGTAGCAATTCACAAGCTAAAGAGAAACAAATACTTGATAGCTCCAATGAAGTCAACCAACACAAGTACAGTTACAGTAAAGCCAAAGAGTTTGCACAATTTGAAGCAG tagaCACAAGAGAGAATCTAATGCTAGCTAGTCTGATTCGCCAAAATGATGTGCCACAATCAGAACAGCAAATATACACGGGAAGTCATGTTGAGCATCCTATTTCTTTTGGTAGAATGGGTGAAAGTTTACCTGAAG ATACTATAGTGAGACGCACGACAAGGTTGAGTGCTCGAAAAAGTGGCAAGGCACAAGCTGAAGAGCAATTAATTAACAGCTCAAATGCAGTCAACCAAAACAACCATAATATAAATGTTAAGTATGCTAAGATTGGAAGAG GTACAAAAAACAATCTAATGGTAGTAAGTTTGAATAACCAAAATGATGAATCAAGGTCAGAACAACAATTCCAAGTGGGAAGTTTACCTAAAG ATACCACTGGTAGGAACATAAGGTTTAAAGCTGTTCAAAAAGGTGGCAAAGCACATACTAACGAGCAATTAATTGATAACTCTAATGTAGGAG ATACAAGAGAGAAATTAGTGGCAGGAAGTCTGAGCCACCAAAATCATGAATCACAACCAGAACAGCAAATACAAGTGGGAAGCCATGCTGAATATCCTATTTCTTTTGGTAGAATGGGTAAAAGTTTACCTAAAG ATACTATGGGGAGGTGCACCAGATTGAATGATGTTAGAAAAATTGGCAAATCACAAGCTGAAGAACAATTAATTGATAGCTCTCCTGTAGTCCACCAAACCAACTACAGTATACATGAAAAGTCTGCACAATTGGGAGGAG TATCTACAAGAGGGAATCTAAAGATTGCAAGTCTTAACCACCAAAGTGACCAATTACAATCAGAACAAGTACCAGTGGGAAGTCACGTGGAATCTCCAATTTCTTTTGGTAGAATGaataaaagactacctaaag ATACCATGGGGAAGCGCAGGAGACTGAATACTGTTAGAAAAAGTGGCATAGCACAAGCTGAAGAGCAATTGATTGACAGCTCTAATGCAGTCAACGAAAACAGCCACAATATAAATGAAAAGTCTGCACAATTGGGAGGAG CAAGTCTGAACCACCAAAATTACCAATCACAATCAGAACAAGTACAAGTGGGAAGTCATGTGGAATCTCCAATTTCTTTTGGTAGAATGAGTAAAAGATTACCTAAAG ATACCATGGGGAAGCACAGGAGATTGAATGCTGTTAGAAAGAGTGGCAAAGCACAATCTGAAGAGCAATTGATTGATAGCTCTAATGCAGTCAACCAAAACAACCACAATATATATGAAAAGTCTGCACAATTGGGAGGAG ATACAATGGAGAGGCGCAAAAGACCAAATGCTGTTCAGAAAAGTGGCAGATCACAAGCTGAAAAGCAATTGATTAATAGTTCGATTGAAGTCAACAGAAACCACCACAATATAAATGAAGAGTATGACCAGTTTGTCGGAG ATACAAGAGAGAATCTAATGGCAGCAAGTCTTACTCACCAAAGTCACCgatcacaatttcaacaacaagTTCCAGTGGAAAATCAAGTggaaacttctatttctttaggTAGAGTGGGTCAAAGATTACCTAAAG ATACCACGGGGAAGCGCAGGAGATTGAATGCTGTTAGAAAAAGTGGCAAAGCACAAGCTGAAGAGCAATTGATTGATAGCTTTAATGCAGTCGGCCAAAACAACCATAACATGCATGAAAAGTCTGCACAACTAGGAGGAG TACGTACACGAGGGAATCTAATGGGAGCAAGTCTTAACCACCGAAATGATCAATCACAATCAGAACATGCACAAGTGGAAAGTCATGTGGAATCTCCAATTTCTTTTGATAGAATGAGTAAAAGATTACCTAGAG ATACCATGGAGAGACGCAAAAGGCCGAATGCTGTTCCGAAAAGTGGCAGATCACAAGCTGAAAAGCAATTGATTGATAGTTCTATTGAAGTTAACCGAAACAACCACACTCTAAATGAAGAGTGTGATCAAATTGTTGGAG ATACCAGAGGGAATCTAATGGTTGCAAGTCTTAATCACCAAAGTGATCGATCACCATCAGTACAACAAATTCCAGTGGAAAGTCGAGTAGAAACTTGTTCTGTTGGTAGAATGAGCCAAAGTTTATCTAAAG GTCAAACGAGGGTAAGAGGTTATACCCGAATGTTGGATGTGTGGAATTTGCCTGATGGAGAATTCATACGTGTTGAAGTAGATTCTTTAGGCAATCCTATTGGGTGGGAAGGAAAAAAACTTTTAAATGCAATAGGTTCCTTGGCAAGGAAGCACCAATATGCTCCCATCAATATTCTAAGCTGGAAAGACATGCCAGAGCTGAATATAACTAATATGCTTGATTTGATACAG AGTAAGTTTCATTTTGTTCCTACATTGACGGaccaaacaaagcaaatactaaAAGATAATTTGAGTTCTAAGTGGAGGCAATTCAAGCATGATTTGAAAGAAAAGGGATACGATGAAAACAAGAccgaggaagaaatggctgccaACATCCCTGATAGAAGAGTTGATCCTTCTCAATATCGTGCTTTAGTACATCATTGGTGTTCCCAGAAAGGACAG AAAATAAGCAACATCAACAAAAGGAATCGCTCAAAATATGAGGATATACACTGCATGGGAACGAAGAGTCTTCCAAGGTTCATTCATGAG GCAACCGAGGCTAATGGAGCACAACCTTCACGAGCTGAAATTTATATTCAAACTCGAACTCGTAAAGATGGGAGTATTGTGACTGAGAAGGCAGCTGATGTGATT GGTGAATTAAAGAAGCATATGGTAGAGGCTTCAAGTTCACGAACTCCTCAAATTCCTCAAGATTCTACAAATTGGGCAAATGACATATACTCGAAAGTAAGAGGTCCTGAAAAGAGAGGATCTGTGCGCTGTTTAGGCAAGGTTCCACGTCTTTCAAATACTTTATCTCGAAACCCTAATGTAGAAAATAGGGTCGTCAAATTAGAAAATTTGCTTGGGAATCTTGTTTCTGTTCTTCAAACACGATTTTCAGCAGACAAACAAATTAATGATGTTTTGCAAGCTATAGCTCAAGAG GTACCTGCTGCTGCTCCAAGTACACCAGATGATTCCTCTGGTAACTATCAGCAAACTACAAGTGACAGCTATTCAAGTGACAGCTATTGA
- the LOC131643261 gene encoding uncharacterized protein LOC131643261 isoform X3 yields MAKRKRLNIVRKSGKPQTDKQLVDSSNEVNHNINEEYEQFGVDTRENLMVASLNHQNYQPQSEQQIQVGSQVESHISFNGMCSSLPKDTILRRKRSSAVRNSSNSQAKEKQILDSSNEVNQHKYSYSKAKEFAQFEAVDTRENLMLASLIRQNDVPQSEQQIYTGSHVEHPISFGRMGESLPEDTIVRRTTRLSARKSGKAQAEEQLINSSNAVNQNNHNINVKYAKIGRGTKNNLMVVSLNNQNDESRSEQQFQVGSLPKDTTGRNIRFKAVQKGGKAHTNEQLIDNSNVGDTREKLVAGSLSHQNHESQPEQQIQVGSHAEYPISFGRMGKSLPKDTMGRCTRLNDVRKIGKSQAEEQLIDSSPVVHQTNYSIHEKSAQLGGVSTRGNLKIASLNHQSDQLQSEQVPVGSHVESPISFGRMNKRLPKDTMGKRRRLNTVRKSGIAQAEEQLIDSSNAVNENSHNINEKSAQLGGEQVQVGSHVESPISFGRMSKRLPKDTMGKHRRLNAVRKSGKAQSEEQLIDSSNAVNQNNHNIYEKSAQLGGVSTSGNLMGASLNHHNVQSQSEQVQVGSHVDSPISFSRTSKRLPKDTMERRKRPNAVQKSGRSQAEKQLINSSIEVNRNHHNINEEYDQFVGDTRENLMAASLTHQSHRSQFQQQVPVENQVETSISLGRVGQRLPKDTTGKRRRLNAVRKSGKAQAEEQLIDSFNAVGQNNHNMHEKSAQLGGVRTRGNLMGASLNHRNDQSQSEHAQVESHVESPISFDRMSKRLPRDTMERRKRPNAVPKSGRSQAEKQLIDSSIEVNRNNHTLNEECDQIVGDTRGNLMVASLNHQSDRSPSVQQIPVESRVETCSVGRMSQSLSKGQTRVRGYTRMLDVWNLPDGEFIRVEVDSLGNPIGWEGKKLLNAIGSLARKHQYAPINILSWKDMPELNITNMLDLIQSKFHFVPTLTDQTKQILKDNLSSKWRQFKHDLKEKGYDENKTEEEMAANIPDRRVDPSQYRALVHHWCSQKGQKISNINKRNRSKYEDIHCMGTKSLPRFIHEATEANGAQPSRAEIYIQTRTRKDGSIVTEKAADVIGELKKHMVEASSSRTPQIPQDSTNWANDIYSKVRGPEKRGSVRCLGKVPRLSNTLSRNPNVENRVVKLENLLGNLVSVLQTRFSADKQINDVLQAIAQEVPAAAPSTPDDSSGNYQQTTSDSYSSDSY; encoded by the exons ATGGCTAAACGTAAAAGGTTAAATATTGTTCGAAAAAGTGGCAAACCACAAACTGATAAGCAATTAGTTGATAGCTCTAATGAAGTCAACCACAACATAAATGAAGAGTATGAACAGTTTGGAGTTG ATACAAGAGAAAACCTAATGGTTGCAAGCCTTAATCACCAAAATTACCAACCACAATCAGAACAACAAATACAAGTGGGAAGTCAAGTTGAATCTCATATTTCTTTCAATGGAATGTGTAGTAGTTTACCTAAAG ACACCATTTTGAGGCGCAAAAGGTCGAGTGCTGTTCGAAATAGTAGCAATTCACAAGCTAAAGAGAAACAAATACTTGATAGCTCCAATGAAGTCAACCAACACAAGTACAGTTACAGTAAAGCCAAAGAGTTTGCACAATTTGAAGCAG tagaCACAAGAGAGAATCTAATGCTAGCTAGTCTGATTCGCCAAAATGATGTGCCACAATCAGAACAGCAAATATACACGGGAAGTCATGTTGAGCATCCTATTTCTTTTGGTAGAATGGGTGAAAGTTTACCTGAAG ATACTATAGTGAGACGCACGACAAGGTTGAGTGCTCGAAAAAGTGGCAAGGCACAAGCTGAAGAGCAATTAATTAACAGCTCAAATGCAGTCAACCAAAACAACCATAATATAAATGTTAAGTATGCTAAGATTGGAAGAG GTACAAAAAACAATCTAATGGTAGTAAGTTTGAATAACCAAAATGATGAATCAAGGTCAGAACAACAATTCCAAGTGGGAAGTTTACCTAAAG ATACCACTGGTAGGAACATAAGGTTTAAAGCTGTTCAAAAAGGTGGCAAAGCACATACTAACGAGCAATTAATTGATAACTCTAATGTAGGAG ATACAAGAGAGAAATTAGTGGCAGGAAGTCTGAGCCACCAAAATCATGAATCACAACCAGAACAGCAAATACAAGTGGGAAGCCATGCTGAATATCCTATTTCTTTTGGTAGAATGGGTAAAAGTTTACCTAAAG ATACTATGGGGAGGTGCACCAGATTGAATGATGTTAGAAAAATTGGCAAATCACAAGCTGAAGAACAATTAATTGATAGCTCTCCTGTAGTCCACCAAACCAACTACAGTATACATGAAAAGTCTGCACAATTGGGAGGAG TATCTACAAGAGGGAATCTAAAGATTGCAAGTCTTAACCACCAAAGTGACCAATTACAATCAGAACAAGTACCAGTGGGAAGTCACGTGGAATCTCCAATTTCTTTTGGTAGAATGaataaaagactacctaaag ATACCATGGGGAAGCGCAGGAGACTGAATACTGTTAGAAAAAGTGGCATAGCACAAGCTGAAGAGCAATTGATTGACAGCTCTAATGCAGTCAACGAAAACAGCCACAATATAAATGAAAAGTCTGCACAATTGGGAGGAG AACAAGTACAAGTGGGAAGTCATGTGGAATCTCCAATTTCTTTTGGTAGAATGAGTAAAAGATTACCTAAAG ATACCATGGGGAAGCACAGGAGATTGAATGCTGTTAGAAAGAGTGGCAAAGCACAATCTGAAGAGCAATTGATTGATAGCTCTAATGCAGTCAACCAAAACAACCACAATATATATGAAAAGTCTGCACAATTGGGAGGAG TTTCTACAAGTGGGAATCTAATGGGGGCAAGTCTTAACCACCACAATGTTCAATCACAATCTGAACAAGTACAAGTAGGAAGTCATGTGGATTCTCCAATTTCTTTTAGTAGAACGAGTAAAAGGTTACCTAAAG ATACAATGGAGAGGCGCAAAAGACCAAATGCTGTTCAGAAAAGTGGCAGATCACAAGCTGAAAAGCAATTGATTAATAGTTCGATTGAAGTCAACAGAAACCACCACAATATAAATGAAGAGTATGACCAGTTTGTCGGAG ATACAAGAGAGAATCTAATGGCAGCAAGTCTTACTCACCAAAGTCACCgatcacaatttcaacaacaagTTCCAGTGGAAAATCAAGTggaaacttctatttctttaggTAGAGTGGGTCAAAGATTACCTAAAG ATACCACGGGGAAGCGCAGGAGATTGAATGCTGTTAGAAAAAGTGGCAAAGCACAAGCTGAAGAGCAATTGATTGATAGCTTTAATGCAGTCGGCCAAAACAACCATAACATGCATGAAAAGTCTGCACAACTAGGAGGAG TACGTACACGAGGGAATCTAATGGGAGCAAGTCTTAACCACCGAAATGATCAATCACAATCAGAACATGCACAAGTGGAAAGTCATGTGGAATCTCCAATTTCTTTTGATAGAATGAGTAAAAGATTACCTAGAG ATACCATGGAGAGACGCAAAAGGCCGAATGCTGTTCCGAAAAGTGGCAGATCACAAGCTGAAAAGCAATTGATTGATAGTTCTATTGAAGTTAACCGAAACAACCACACTCTAAATGAAGAGTGTGATCAAATTGTTGGAG ATACCAGAGGGAATCTAATGGTTGCAAGTCTTAATCACCAAAGTGATCGATCACCATCAGTACAACAAATTCCAGTGGAAAGTCGAGTAGAAACTTGTTCTGTTGGTAGAATGAGCCAAAGTTTATCTAAAG GTCAAACGAGGGTAAGAGGTTATACCCGAATGTTGGATGTGTGGAATTTGCCTGATGGAGAATTCATACGTGTTGAAGTAGATTCTTTAGGCAATCCTATTGGGTGGGAAGGAAAAAAACTTTTAAATGCAATAGGTTCCTTGGCAAGGAAGCACCAATATGCTCCCATCAATATTCTAAGCTGGAAAGACATGCCAGAGCTGAATATAACTAATATGCTTGATTTGATACAG AGTAAGTTTCATTTTGTTCCTACATTGACGGaccaaacaaagcaaatactaaAAGATAATTTGAGTTCTAAGTGGAGGCAATTCAAGCATGATTTGAAAGAAAAGGGATACGATGAAAACAAGAccgaggaagaaatggctgccaACATCCCTGATAGAAGAGTTGATCCTTCTCAATATCGTGCTTTAGTACATCATTGGTGTTCCCAGAAAGGACAG AAAATAAGCAACATCAACAAAAGGAATCGCTCAAAATATGAGGATATACACTGCATGGGAACGAAGAGTCTTCCAAGGTTCATTCATGAG GCAACCGAGGCTAATGGAGCACAACCTTCACGAGCTGAAATTTATATTCAAACTCGAACTCGTAAAGATGGGAGTATTGTGACTGAGAAGGCAGCTGATGTGATT GGTGAATTAAAGAAGCATATGGTAGAGGCTTCAAGTTCACGAACTCCTCAAATTCCTCAAGATTCTACAAATTGGGCAAATGACATATACTCGAAAGTAAGAGGTCCTGAAAAGAGAGGATCTGTGCGCTGTTTAGGCAAGGTTCCACGTCTTTCAAATACTTTATCTCGAAACCCTAATGTAGAAAATAGGGTCGTCAAATTAGAAAATTTGCTTGGGAATCTTGTTTCTGTTCTTCAAACACGATTTTCAGCAGACAAACAAATTAATGATGTTTTGCAAGCTATAGCTCAAGAG GTACCTGCTGCTGCTCCAAGTACACCAGATGATTCCTCTGGTAACTATCAGCAAACTACAAGTGACAGCTATTCAAGTGACAGCTATTGA